The genomic segment GAGGCCGAACTGCGGTCCGGCGGCGCGATCGCCTTCGACCGCGGCTTCATGACCGCCAAGGTCGGCGCCAGCAAACCGACCGGCTTCGCCCCGGGCCGGCTGTACGGTCGGGCGGCGCACCTGGTCCGCCCGCACGCGCTGGTGACGGTCGCCGACCCGGACGTCGACTGGCTCACCGCCCGCTCCGCCGACGGTACGACGCTCTATCTCGTGCTGTTGAACGGATCCCCGACCGCCACCCGCACCACCGCCACGCTGGACCCGCGCGCCCTGGACCCCGGCCAGCGGGCCGCCTGGGGCAGCACCACCGTGCTGTCCGGCGACGCGAGCCGGGACGGCGACACCATCACCGCGAACCTCGCCGGCAACGGCCTCGCGGTACTCGCGATCGACGTGTCGCTGAGCGCCGATCCGGCGGGGCCAGTGCACCGCGGCTTCGCCGTCACCGGTACCACGACGCGCCCGACGGTCACCTGGTCGTACCGGACGACGATCACCTCGTGGCTGCAGTGGCGGCCGGTCGGCGGCAACTGGCGGCAGACCACCCCGGTGCGCGGCCACAGCTTCCGGGAACAACTCGACCTGTCCACAGTGGATGGTGCCGTCGAGCTGCGGACCGTCACCCGCGGCGCCGACGGTGCGGTCGCCTACGCCCCGGCGATCCGCCGCTGAGACCCGGTGCGGGCGGCCGGCTCACCCCTCGCCGACCGCCCGCGCCGCGAGCCGGTCAGGCCGCCGGGTGCGCCAACGCGTCGATGGCCCGGTGCAGATCGGACAGCCGGAGGGTGACGGTGCTGTCGGCGCTCGCGGCCCGCGCCGCGGTCGCGACCAGCTCCCGCAGCACCGCGCTCGGGGTGACGTGTCGGTGGTCGGCCTCGCCGGCCAGCCAGTCGGCGAGCTCCGCCGGAAGCCGCACCGAGAACACCGTGGAGGCCCGCCGTGGCGCGCGCTCCACCTGTGCGCCGGACCAGTCGTCGGACTCCAGGGCCTTCATCGCATCGTCCCGAGCCGCGCTCATGAGGATTCCTCCTTCGTCGGAACGCCCATGAGGCACTGGGGCGCGCGATTCCCCTGATTCGCTCGCTGCCGCTCGCTCATGCCGAGCCTCCTTCGCCGATCAGCCGGCGCACCGTCGCCCGCTCCGCGTCGGACAGGTCGCGGGCCGAGACCACCAGGTAGCCGTCGTCGCCCTCCTCGACGAGCGCCACGGTCAGCCACCGGCCGTCCCGGTCGGCGGCGGCGACCCGCAGCACGCCGCCGAGGTGCTGCCGCAACCGGGGCCGGGCGTGCAGCACGTCGAGCGCCGACTGCCAGCCGACACCGGCCGCGCCGAGGTGGCGGTAGCTCTCGTCGTCGAACCGGTAGGTCTCGTCCACGACCATCTCCACTGTATACGAACGTAAACGGCGAGGCATCCGATCGCCGGCCGGGAATGTCGCGGGCGACAGGCCGGCCGCCCGTTGCGCAGCTCGGCAGCAGCGCGCACGCCGGATCGGTGCGGGATGTACCGCGCACGCTAGTCGCCGGGTGTGACAGTTCGGCCCGGCCTGAGCGGACCGTCCCGGTCTGCTGCCGGTGCACACCGACAACCCGGTTGTGCCCGCTCCGGCCGCGACCTACCGTGCGACTCGATCGGGGACCGGAGCGGGCGGAGGCGACGATGCACGTACTGCTGTCCGGCGTGGTCGGCTCCACCGCGTACGGGCTGGCCGGCCCGGGCTCGGACGTCGACCGGCTCGGCGTCTTCGCGGTGCCCACCGTCGAGCTGCACGGCCTGCGCCGGCCGACGGAGTCGGTGGTGACCACCGCGCCGGACGTGACGATGCACGAGGCGGCGAAGTGGTGCCGGCTGGCGCTGGGCGCCAACCCGACCGTCACGGAACTCGCCTGGCTGCCGGACGACCTGTACGAGGTGCGAACCGGGCTGGGCGAGCGGTTGATCGGGATCCGCACCGCGTTCCTGTCCGCGCCGCGGGTGCGGGACGCGTACCTGGGCTACGCGACCCGGCAGCTGCGGGCACTGTCCGGCGGCGCGGCCGTTCCGGCCGCGGACCGCGAGCTGGTTCGGCGCCGGAGCGCCAAGCACGCGCGGCACCTGGCCCGGCTGGTGGCGCAGGGCGAGGAGTTGTACCGGACCGGTACCGTGCGGATCCAGCTGGCCGACCCGGCCGGGGTCGCCGCGTTCGGCGAGCGGGTCGCCGACGGCGACCTGGCCGCGGCGCGGCGGCTGCTGCGGCGGGCCCGCGAGACGCTGGACACGGTGCCCAGCGCGCTGCCCGACCGGCCGGACGAGCCGGCCGTGGAGCGCTGGCTGCGATCGGTCCGGGCGGCCCGATGGACGGAGGGGGCGGCGTGACGAGACGGCCGAGCGCGGTGCTGGTCGACGTGGACGGCACGGTCGCACTGCGCGGCGACCGCTCGCCGTACGACGAGAGCCGGGTGCACCTGGACACGCCGAACCGGCCGGTGATCGCCACGGTTCGGGCGCTGCACGCGGCGGGGCAGCGGATCGTGTTCTGCTCCGGGCGCACCGACGGCTGCCGGACGGCCACCGAGCGGTGGCTCGGCGAGCACGTCGCGGTGGCGTACGAGGGCCTGCACATGCGGCGGGTCGGCGACCGCCGGAAGGACTGGGTGGTCAAGTCGGAGCTGTTCCGCGAGCACATCGAGCCGCGGTACGACGTGCTGTTGGTCCTGGACGACCGCGACCAGGTGGTGCGGGCCTGGCGCGGCCTCGGCCTCACCGTCTTCCAGGTCGCCGCGGGCGACTTCTAGCCGGGTCGCCGGAGGTGGCGATATCGGCTGTCGGACGGCCCGGGGTCGTGGGTATGCTGGGGTGGTAGCGGAACGGCGCTGATGGGGACAGGTAGCGCCGCAGGCGGCCGAGAGCGATCCGGGGACGGTGGAAGCCCGGTCGGTGCGCGCGGTGGCGAGATCACCCCGGAGCTGCCGGCAGAAAACCGTCATCGGTGAGTAGATCCGGCATCGCTGCGCAACGAGTGGGTCGCGCCCGGCAGCACGGGTGGCGCGGCCAAGGAGGGTGGTACCGCGGGGCCTGGTCCTCGTCCCTTCGACGGAGCCGCACACGTCCGCCGGAGGATCGTCGTCGATGACCGACACACCGCTGTACAACGAGGTGCCCGCGCAGGTCGACCTGCCGGCGCTGGAGCACGAGGTGCTCGCGCTGTGGCGGGACAGCAAGATCTTCGCCAAGTCGATGGCGCAGACCGAGGGCCGTCCCGAGTGGGTGTTCTACGAGGGTCCGCCGACCGCGAACGGGATGCCCGGCGCGCACCACATCGAGGCGCGGGTGTTCAAGGACGTCTTCCCGCGGTACAAGACGATGAAGGGGTTCCACGTCGGCCGCAAGGCGGGCTGGGACTGCCACGGGCTGCCGGTCGAGCTGGCGGTGGAGAAGGAGCTGGGCTTTCGTGGCAAGCCCGACATCGAGGCGTACGGCGTCGCCGAGTTCAACGCCAAGTGCCGCGCGTCGGTGCAGCGTCACGTGGACGCGTTCACCAAGCTCACCGAGCGGATGGGCTACTGGGTCGACCTGTCCGACGCCTACTGGACGATGGACCCGGCCTACATCGAGTCGGTGTGGTGGTCGCTGAAGAAGATCTTCGACGACGGCCGGCTCAGCCAGGACCACCGGGTGGCGCCGTGGTGCCCGCGGTGCGGCACCGGGTTGAGCGACCACGAGCTCGCGCAGGGCTACGAGACGGTCGTCGACCCGTCGGTGTACGTGCGGTTTCCGCTCACCTCCGGCCCGCTGGCCGGCAACACGGCGCTGCTGGTGTGGACCACCACGCCGTGGACGCTGGTGTCCAACACCGCGGTCGCCGCGCACCCCGACGTGGCGTACGTGGTGGCCACCGACGGCACCGAGCGGCTGGTGGTGGCCGAGCCGCTGGTCGCCTCGGCGCTGGGAGAGGGCTGGACGACGACCGGTGAGCGGTTCACCGGGCGGGAGATGCTGCGCTGGGCCTACCGGCGGCCGTTCGAGCTGGTCGACATCCCGGACGCGCACTTCGTCGTCAACGCCGACTACGTGACCGTCGAGGACGGCACCGGCCTGGTGCACCAGTCGCCGGCGTTCGGCGCCGAGGACATGCAGGTGGCCCGGGAGTACGGGCTGCCGGTGGTCAACCCGGTGCGCCCGGACGGCACCTTCGCGCCGGAGGTCGGTCTGGTCGGCGGGGTGTTCTTCAAGACCGCCGACGAGGCGCTCACCGCCGACCTCGACGCGCGCGGCCTGCTGTTCCGGCACCTGGCCTACGAGCACTCCTACCCGCACTGCTGGCGCTGCCACACCCCGCTGCTGTACTACGCGCAGCCGTCCTGGTACATCCGCACCACCCAGGTCAAGGACGAGCTGCTGCGGGAGAACGAGCGCACCACCTGGTACCCGGAGACGGTCAAGCACGGCCGCTACGGCGACTGGCTGAACAACAACATCGACTGGGCGCTGTCCCGGACCCGGTACTGGGGTACCCCGCTGCCGATCTGGCGCTGCGGTGAGGAGCACCTGACCTGCGTCGGATCGCTCGCCGAACTGGCCGAGCTGGCCGGCCGCGACCTGACCGGCCTGGACCCGCACCGGCCCTACATCGACGAGGTGACGCTGACCTGCCCGCAGTGCGGCGGCGAGGCCCACCGGGTGCCGGAGGTCATCGACGCCTGGTACGACTCCGGGTCGATGCCGTTCGCGCAGTGGGGCTACCCGCACCGCAACGTCGAGCAGTTCGAGTCGACCTACCCGGCCCAGTTCATCTGCGAGGCGATCGACCAGACCCGCGGCTGGTTCTACACCCTGATGGCGATCGGCACGCTGGTGTTCGACCGCTCCTCGTACGAGACGGTGGTGTGCCTGGGGCACATCCTCGCCGAGGACGGCCGCAAGATGTCCAAGCACCTGGGCAACATCCTCGACCCGATCGAGCTGATGGAAGCCAACGGCGCGGACGCGGTGCGCTGGTTCATGGCCGCCGGCGGTTCGCCGTGGGCGGCGCGGCGGGTCGGCCACGGCACCATCCAGGAGGTCGTCCGCAAGACGCTGCTGACCTACTGGAACACCGTGTCGTTCCAGGCGCTGTACGCGCGGCTGGCGAACTGGTCGCCGTCCGCTGCGGATCCGAAGCCGGCCGACCGCACGCTGCTCGACCGGTGGCTGCTGTCCGAGCTCAACACGCTGGTCCGGGAGGTGGACGCGGCGCTGGACGGGTTCGACACGCAGCGCGCCGGGCGGCTGCTCGCCGCGTTCGTCGACGACCTGTCGAACTGGTACGTGCGCCGGTCGCGGCGCCGCTGCTGGCAGGGCGATCCGGCGGCGCTCGCCACCCTGCACACCGCGATCGAGACGGTCACCCGACTGCTGGCGCCGATCGTTCCGTTCGTCACCGAGCGGGTCTGGCAGGACCTGGTCCGGCCGGTGACCCCGGACGCGCCGGAGTCGGTGCACCTGGCGGCGTTCCCGGAACCGGACGAGGCGCTGGTCGACCCGCGGCTGTCGGGCAGATGACGCTGGCCCGCCGGCTGGTGGAGCTGGGCCGCAGCGCCCGGGCCGAGGCGAAGGTGAAGACCCGGCAGCCGCTGTCCCGGGCGCTGGTCGCCGCGGCGGGCGCGGACGATTTGCCGGAAGAACTGGCCGCGGAGATCTGCGCCGAGCTGAACGTCACCGAACTCGGTTCGCTCGCCACCGTGGGCGGGTCGCTGGTCGACGTGACCGCGAAGGCGAACTTCCGCGCCCTGGGCAAGCGGTTCGGCAAGCGCACCCAGCAGGTGGCGGCGGCGATCGCGGCCACCGACGCGGCGGAGCTGTCCGCGGCGCTGCGCGACGGTACCGCCGCGGTCGACGTCGACGGGGAGCGGATCGAGCTGTCCGTCGACGAGGTGGTCGTCACCGAGACCCCGCGGGAGGGGTGGGCGGTGGCCACCGAGTCCGGCGCCACCGTCGCGCTGGACCTCGCGGTGACCCCGGAGCTGCGCCGGGCCGGGCTGGCCCGGGAGGCGATCCGGCTGATCCAGGAGGCGCGCAAGGCGAGCGGACTGCAGGTGTCCGACCGCATCGCGGTGCGCTGGGACGCGGGCGAGGCGGAGACCTCCGATGCGCTGACCGAGCACGCGGCGCTGGTCGCCGACGAGGTGCTCGCGGTCGACTTCGCGCACGGTACCGGCGACGGCAACGGGTTCGGTAGGCCGTTCACCGACGACGGCCTCGGCCTGACGTTCCGGCTGCGCCGGGCCTGACCGGTCCGGTACGGCCGCGTCACCTGCGGTGGCGCGGCCCACCGGCCGGGTCACCTGTGGTGGCGCGGGCGACCGGCCGGCGCTGTGCCGCCCGGTGGGCGCCGAGCCCACCGGGTTCCAGACGGTGCGGGGCCGCCCGACCGGAACGGGTGCGGTCGGCCCGGTCAGGCGTCCGGGAGTGGGGCGAGTTCGGGGCTGAGTACCGCGCGGGCACCCTGCCGGGCGCCGGCGCGCAGCGCGTGCGCCACGTCACCGTCCGCCAGGTATCGGGTGAGGAACCCGGCGAAGAACGCGTCGCCGGCACCGTTGCTGTCCACCACCTCGGGCACCGGCTCGGCGGCCACCTCGTACCAGCGGCCCCGCGCGTCGAGGGCGGTCGCGCCGTCGGCGCCGTGGGTGCACACCGCGAGCCGGGCGCCCCGGGCGACCTGCTCGGCGAGGAAGTCGCGGTAGCCGGGCATCCGGTCGGAGCTGAGGAACACGTGGTCGGCGGCGTCACGGAACGGTTCGTGGAACTCGCTGCGCCCGTCGTAGTCGTGCAGGTCGGTCCAGATCGGTACGCCGGTCGACCGGGCGGCCGGGATCAGCGCCCGGGAGTGGGTGGCGAGATCGAGTACCACCGCCGAGGCCGTCGCCATCGCCGCGGTGACCGGTTCCACCGGCAGCTCGGCATCGGCCGGGCCGGTCTCCAGGTACACCGAGACGCGGGCGCCGCGCGCGTCCATCAGGTTGAGGTGCTGCTCGGTCGGTACGTCGGTGTCCGCGGCCAGCAGCCGTACCCCGGCTCCGGTGAGCGCCGACCGGACCCGGCCGCCGGCCGGGTCGGTGCCGATGACGGTGGCCAGCGTGACGTCGTGGCCCAGCCGGCGCAGGTTCAGTGCCTTGCCGGCGGAGGTGCCACCGAGAGTGTCGTGCCACCCGCGCGCCACCACCATGTGCGGGCGCGGAGCGGGCAGTTCGGCCAGTTGTACCAGTCGGTTCCAGGACACCGGCCCGGCGACGAAGATGGTCATGGGGCCATGATCGTCGGGTCGCGGCGAGTTCGGCGACCGACGCGCTCCGGTGCCGGGGACGGCGGTCGTTACGCTGCTGCGGTACGGGCGCCTGATGGCGAGGAGTGACGATGGACGGTCCGGATGCGGTGGGTGGGCGGGCGGCCCGGCCGACGCTGCGGCAGGTGGCGGCCGAGGCCGGGGTCAGCCTCAAGACCGCCTCGCGGGTGCTCAACGGGCACCCGCACGTCTCCGACGCCACCGCGGCGCGGGTGCGCGGGGCGGCCGACGCGCTCGGCTTCCGGCTGAACCGGATCGCCCGGGAACTGCGCTCCGGCGCCACCTCCACGTCGGTCGGCCTGATCATCTCGGACCTGGCCAACCCGTTCTACTCGCGGATCGCCCGCGGCGCCGAGCGGGTGCTGCGCGCGTCCGGCCTGCAGTTGGTGACCGCCAGTACCGACGAGGACTCGACCCAGGAACGGTCGCTGGTCGAGGAGCTGCTGGAGCGGCGGGTGCGGGCGTTGCTGGTGGTGCCCAGCGGTACCGATCACGCGTACCTGGAGCCGGAGCACGGCCGCACCCCGGTGGTGTTCCTGGACCGGCCGCCGGTGCGGCTGGCCGTCGACACGGTACTGGTGGACAACCGGGCGGGCGCCCGGGCGGGCGTGGCGCACCTGCTGCGCGGCGGGCACCGGCGGATCGGCTTCGTCGGTGACCTGTCCCGGCTCGCGACCCAGCGGGAACGGATGGCCGGCTTCGCCGACGCGATGCGTGCCGCCGGGGTGCTGCAGTGGGAGCGGTACGTGCGGGCGGACTCGCACGACCAGGCCACCGCGGCGCGCAGCACCCGCGAGCTGCTGGCCACCGATCCGGCTCCGACCGCGCTGTTCACCAGCAACAACGTCAACACCGCCGGTGCCCTGCGGGCGCTGACCGGGGTGGCCACCCCGCCGGCGCTGGTCGGCTTCGACGATTTCGACCTGGCGGACGTCCTGGGCATCACGGTGGTCGGTCACGAGCCGGAGGAGATGGGCCGGATCGCCGCCGAGCGGGTGGTGGCGAGGCTCAACGGGGACGACAGCCCGGCCCGCACCGTGGTCCTGCCGACCAGGATCATTCCGCGCGGCTCCGGAGAGCGCCCACCCGCTGACATCCGATGAGCGACCGCTGATTCCCGCAGCGCCTGGTCTGTTTCCGGCATCTTACGGTCTTGTCATCGGATGATTGCCTGGTTAGTGTCGCGCTGCGACGTGAATCGTCCATTCCCGGCGGTCCACGTGGAACCGACCCGGCAGAGGGGGACAGGTGGGCACGGATGCTACGCGGCGAACCGGCACGGTCCGGCCACGCATGGAGGGATCCACGCGGCGCGGTTGGCGGCGGCTGATCGGTCTGGCGGCGGTGACGGCGCTGCTGATCGGGCCGCTCGCGGCCTGCTCCGAGTCGGGCCCGGGCTCGTCGTCCGGCGGCTCCGGCGGCGGCAAGCTGGGCAGGACCGAGACCTTCAAGCTCGGCGTCTCGCTCGCGCTCAACAACACCGACTTCTGGACCTCGTACATCTCCTACCAGAAGCAGTACGCCAAGCAGTACCACGCGAAGCTGATCGGGCCGCTGGTCAACAACAACGACTCGGGCAAGCAGATCTCCGACATCCGCACCCTGATCTCGGAGGGCGCGCAGGCGCTGATCGTCAACCCGGTCGACTCGGCGGCGATCAAGCCGGCGCTGGACTACGCCAAGAGCAAGGGCATCCCGGTCGTCTCCGTCGACGTGGCGCCGAGCGCCGGCGACACGTACATGATCGTGCGCGCCGACAACGAGCTGTACGGCACCGAGTCGTGCGAGTACATCGGCAGGCACGCCAAGTCCGGTACCGTCGCCGAACTGCAGGGCGACCTGTCGTCGCTGAACGGCCGGGACCGCTCGACGGCGTTCGAGAAGTGCATGGCGAGCAAGTACCCGAAGCTGAAGGTCGCCAAGTACCCGACGAAGTGGGATGCGAGCACCGCGACCACGGCGGCCGCCACCGCGATGTCCAGCCACCAGGACCTGGTGGGCATCTACACCCAGTGGAGCGGGCCGGTGCCGGGGATCCTCCAGGCGGAGAAGAGCGCCGGGAAGTACAAGCCGGTCGGCAAGCCGGGCCACATCATCATGGTCTCCAACGACGGCGTGCCGTTCGAGATGAAGGACATCAAGGACGGCGTGCTGGACGCGACGGTGTCCCAGCCGGCCACCCTGTACGCCAAGTACGCGGTGTCCTACTCGCGGGACGCGCTGATGGGCAAGAAGTACGCCAAGGGCCAGCAGGCGGCGTCCGGTGCCGGCCCGCTGGTGACCGTCGGCAGCAACCTGGAGGACCCGATCAAGGCGCCGCTGGTCACCAAGGACAACGTCGACGACCCCAGCCTGTGGGGCAACCAGGCGGCCACGAAGTGACCTCGACCGCCGTCATCGAGGGCGTGGGGCTGGCCCAGACCTTCGGCCGTACCCGCGCCCTCGACGACGTCAGCCTGGCCATCGAGCCGGGGAAGTGCCTGGGGCTGGTCGGCCGCAACGGCGCCGGGAAGTCGACGATCGTGTCGATCCTGACCGGCCTGCGCCGGCCGGACGCCGGGATGGTCCGGTTGTACGGCGAGCCGGCCCCACCGGTCGGCGACCCGGCGGCGTGGCGGCGCAAGGTGGCCTGCGTCTACCAGCACTCGATGCTGGTGCCGACGCTGACCGTGGCCGAGAACATGTTCCTCAACCGGCAGCCGCGCCGCCGGTGGGGCGCCATCAGCCCGGCCGCGATGCGGACCGAGGCCGCCCGGGTGATGGCCGACTGGGGTGTCGAGATCGACGTGACGGCGCTGGCCGGCGCGATCTCGGTGGAGCAGCGGCAGATCGTGGAGATCGCCCGGGCGCTCTCGGCCGGTACCCGGTGCCTGATCCTGGACGAGCCGACCGCGGCGCTGGAACGGGCCGCGGTGAGCCGGCTGTTCGACCGGATCCGGCCGCTGCTGTCGGCCGGCGTCGGCATCCTCTACATCTCCCACCATCTGGAGGAGGTGTACGAGATCTGCGACGAGGTCACCGTGCTGCGCGACGGCCGGCACGTGGTGACCGCGCCGGTCGGCGAGATCGGCCAGGACCGGCTGGTCGCGGCGATGGTGGGCGCCGCGGACGCGCAGGACGTGCACGCCACCACGATCGACGCCGCACCGACCCGCGACACCACCGCCGAGCCGGTACTGAGCGTGCAGCGGCTGACCGCCGTCGACGGCCGCGGCAGCGTCGCCGGCGTCAGCCTGGACGTGCGGCCCGGCGAGTGCGTCGGTCTGCTCGGCCTGGCCGGCTCCGGTACCAGCACGCTGGCCGACGCGGTCGCCGGCCTGGTGAAGGCGCGCGGCGGCCGGATCCTGGTGGCGGGCCGGGAGGTACCGCCGGGGCGGCCGGACGTGGCGTTGCGCCGCGGCGTGGGCTACGTGCCGGAGGACCGGCACGACCGCGGCTACGTGCCGCTGCTGGGCGTGGCCGACAACATCACCATGACCATCAACGACCGGCTGACCCGTTACGGGGTGCTCGCCCCGGCACGGCACCGGGCCGCGGCCCGCGCCCTGGCCGACCGCCTCGACGTGGTCTCCGCCGGTACCGGGCAGCCGGTGGGCGAGCTGTCCGGCGGCAACCAGCAGAAGGTGGTGGTCGGGCGGGCGCTCGCGCGTGATCCGAAGGTGGTCGTGGCGGTGGGCCCGACGCAGGGCGTCGACGTCGCGTCGAAGCGGTCGCTGCTCGGCGCGTTGGCGGACGCCCGCACCGGTGGTGCCGGCGTGCTGCTGGTCTCGGACGATCTGGCCGATCTGGCGATCGCGAACCGGATCGTGGTGCTGGTACGCGGCACCGTGTTCGCCGAGTTCACCGACCCGCCCTGGGACCGGGAGCGGCTGATCGCCGCGGCCGAGGGGTTGCCGAGCGCGGCGACACCGGACCCGGCAGAACCGTCCACTGTGGATGGCAAGGACGAGCGCGACCGGCACCGCGGCGCCGGCGCCGGTACCGAGGGGGAACCGCAGCGATGACCAACACCACTGTCGAGCCGGCGCTGGTGGCCGCCGGTGCCCGGCGCGGCGCCGCGGTGAACCTGATCCAGCAGTTCGCGCTGATCCCGGTGATCGTGATCCTGTGCGTGGTCGGCGCGTTCGTCAGCGACTCGTTCCTGACCCTGACCAACCTGGCCAATGTCGGCCAGCAGATCTCCGCGCTCGGCGTGGTGGTGGTGGCCGAGACGCTGATCCTGGTCACCGGCAGCATGGACCTGTCGCTGCAGTCCAACTACGGCCTGTCGGCGATGGTGGCCGCGTGGCTGGTCGCGCCGGCCGCCTCGTCCGGGTTGGGCATCGAGATCGACCCGCTGCTCGGGCTGCTCGCCGGGCTGCTCGTCGGCGGGCTGATCGGGCTGTTCAACGGCGCGATGATCGTCAAGGCGAAGATCAACGGCTTCATCCTGACGCTGGCGATGTACATCCTGCTCGCCGGCGTGCAGACCGGCATCGTGTCCGGCCACACCGTCGGCAGCCTGCCGAAGTCGTTCATCGCGCTCGGCTCGTTCTACTTCGCCGACATCCCGATCTCGGTGTGGGTGGCCGCGGTGATCTTCGTCGTCGCCGGGCTCTACCTGCGCTACACCCGGACCGGGCGGTCGCTGTACGCGATCGGCGGCAACCGGGAGGCGTCCCGGGCGGCCGGTATCAAGGTGGACCGGATCCGCATCGGCGTGTTCGTCGTCGGTGGTGGTCTCGCCGCGCTCGGCGGTCTGATGGAGGCCGGCCGCGTCGTCGCGGTCACCGCCAACCAGGGCACGAACCTGATCTTCACCGTGTTCGCCGCCGCGGTCATCGGCGGCGTCAGCCTCAACGGCGGCCGGGGCAACATGCTCGGCGCCGCGACCGGTGTGGTGCTGCTCGGGCTGGTGCAGAACCTGCTGGCGCTGGCCCAGGTGCAGAGCTACTGGATCGACGCTGTCGACGGGGCCGTCATCCTGGTCGCCCTGGCCCTGTCCCGGCTGGTCGGCGGCGAGCGCAGCAGCGAGTGACCGGCGCGGTCCCGGCCGGCCGGCGCGCCGGCCGGGGCCGTACCGTGGCCGGGTGCGGGTACCCGAACTCGACTGGCCGGCCACCGCGGCGCAGGCCCGAGCCGAACAGGACCGGTTGCGGCCGCTGGTGCGCACCACCGGATCGCTGCCCGAACCCTTGCGGACCGTCGCCGGCCTCGACGTCGCGTACGGCGACGATGATCGGCTGGCGGCCGCGGTCGTGGTGCTCGACGCGAACACCCTCGCGCCGGTCGACCGAGCCACCAGCGTGGGTGTCGCGGCGTTTCCCTACGTACCGGGGTTGTTCGCGTTCCGGGAGCTGCCGGCCCTGCTGGCCGCCCTCGCCGCGCTGACCACGGTGCCGGACGTGTTGGTGTGCGACGGCCACGGGCTCGCCCACCCGCGCCGGTTCGGCCTCGCCTGCCACCTCGGCGTGCTCCTGGACCGGCCGGCGATCGGCATCGCCAAGACGCCGCTGTCCGGCCGGCACGATCCGCCCGGCCGGCAGCGCGGGGACGGCTCGCCACTGCTCGACGACGGTGAGCAGTTCGGCTGCGCGTTGCGCACCCGCGACGACGTCAAGCCGGTGTACGTGTCGGTCGGCCACCGGCTCGACCTCGCCGCGGCGTGCACGCTGGCGCTCCGGCTGACCCCGCGGTACCGGCTGCCGGAGACCACCCGCCGCGCCGACCGGCTCTGCCGCGACGCTCTCGCCGCCGCGAGCGACTGACCGCCACGGCCCGGCGCCCGCCGGGCCGGGCGTTCGCTCCCGCCCCCTCCGTCGGGTGGTGCGGGCCGCGTCAGCGCGCGGGCCCGGGGCCGGGGCGCCGGGCGCTGGTGACCAGGCAGGTCGACCAGGTCCGTACCCCGTCCGGCCGTTCGTGCCGGGACAGCGCGGCGTGCAGGTCGGCGCGCGCGGCAGCGATCGCCGCCGGGTCGGCGTCGCGCAGCCAGTGCCGCACCGGGCCCCAGCCGAGCAGGAACTCCGCCGCGTCGGCGGCGTCGCGCCCCCACCTCAGCGGTACCCGGGTCGGTTCGACCCGGATGCCGGTGAAGCCGGCGTCGGTCAGCACCGCGGCCACGTGGGCCGGGTCGGCGAGCGAGTCGGGCTGCGCGCCGGTGTCCGGCGTGCCGGACCCGTGCGCTCGGACGGCGTCGAACAGCTGCCACATCTCGTCGTCGCCGGTCGGCGCCCCGAGCGAGACGAACGC from the Actinocatenispora thailandica genome contains:
- a CDS encoding DNA polymerase beta superfamily protein; amino-acid sequence: MHVLLSGVVGSTAYGLAGPGSDVDRLGVFAVPTVELHGLRRPTESVVTTAPDVTMHEAAKWCRLALGANPTVTELAWLPDDLYEVRTGLGERLIGIRTAFLSAPRVRDAYLGYATRQLRALSGGAAVPAADRELVRRRSAKHARHLARLVAQGEELYRTGTVRIQLADPAGVAAFGERVADGDLAAARRLLRRARETLDTVPSALPDRPDEPAVERWLRSVRAARWTEGAA
- a CDS encoding carbohydrate kinase family protein is translated as MTIFVAGPVSWNRLVQLAELPAPRPHMVVARGWHDTLGGTSAGKALNLRRLGHDVTLATVIGTDPAGGRVRSALTGAGVRLLAADTDVPTEQHLNLMDARGARVSVYLETGPADAELPVEPVTAAMATASAVVLDLATHSRALIPAARSTGVPIWTDLHDYDGRSEFHEPFRDAADHVFLSSDRMPGYRDFLAEQVARGARLAVCTHGADGATALDARGRWYEVAAEPVPEVVDSNGAGDAFFAGFLTRYLADGDVAHALRAGARQGARAVLSPELAPLPDA
- a CDS encoding LacI family DNA-binding transcriptional regulator; amino-acid sequence: MDGPDAVGGRAARPTLRQVAAEAGVSLKTASRVLNGHPHVSDATAARVRGAADALGFRLNRIARELRSGATSTSVGLIISDLANPFYSRIARGAERVLRASGLQLVTASTDEDSTQERSLVEELLERRVRALLVVPSGTDHAYLEPEHGRTPVVFLDRPPVRLAVDTVLVDNRAGARAGVAHLLRGGHRRIGFVGDLSRLATQRERMAGFADAMRAAGVLQWERYVRADSHDQATAARSTRELLATDPAPTALFTSNNVNTAGALRALTGVATPPALVGFDDFDLADVLGITVVGHEPEEMGRIAAERVVARLNGDDSPARTVVLPTRIIPRGSGERPPADIR
- a CDS encoding sugar ABC transporter substrate-binding protein translates to MEGSTRRGWRRLIGLAAVTALLIGPLAACSESGPGSSSGGSGGGKLGRTETFKLGVSLALNNTDFWTSYISYQKQYAKQYHAKLIGPLVNNNDSGKQISDIRTLISEGAQALIVNPVDSAAIKPALDYAKSKGIPVVSVDVAPSAGDTYMIVRADNELYGTESCEYIGRHAKSGTVAELQGDLSSLNGRDRSTAFEKCMASKYPKLKVAKYPTKWDASTATTAAATAMSSHQDLVGIYTQWSGPVPGILQAEKSAGKYKPVGKPGHIIMVSNDGVPFEMKDIKDGVLDATVSQPATLYAKYAVSYSRDALMGKKYAKGQQAASGAGPLVTVGSNLEDPIKAPLVTKDNVDDPSLWGNQAATK
- a CDS encoding sugar ABC transporter ATP-binding protein; this translates as MTSTAVIEGVGLAQTFGRTRALDDVSLAIEPGKCLGLVGRNGAGKSTIVSILTGLRRPDAGMVRLYGEPAPPVGDPAAWRRKVACVYQHSMLVPTLTVAENMFLNRQPRRRWGAISPAAMRTEAARVMADWGVEIDVTALAGAISVEQRQIVEIARALSAGTRCLILDEPTAALERAAVSRLFDRIRPLLSAGVGILYISHHLEEVYEICDEVTVLRDGRHVVTAPVGEIGQDRLVAAMVGAADAQDVHATTIDAAPTRDTTAEPVLSVQRLTAVDGRGSVAGVSLDVRPGECVGLLGLAGSGTSTLADAVAGLVKARGGRILVAGREVPPGRPDVALRRGVGYVPEDRHDRGYVPLLGVADNITMTINDRLTRYGVLAPARHRAAARALADRLDVVSAGTGQPVGELSGGNQQKVVVGRALARDPKVVVAVGPTQGVDVASKRSLLGALADARTGGAGVLLVSDDLADLAIANRIVVLVRGTVFAEFTDPPWDRERLIAAAEGLPSAATPDPAEPSTVDGKDERDRHRGAGAGTEGEPQR
- a CDS encoding ABC transporter permease; the encoded protein is MTNTTVEPALVAAGARRGAAVNLIQQFALIPVIVILCVVGAFVSDSFLTLTNLANVGQQISALGVVVVAETLILVTGSMDLSLQSNYGLSAMVAAWLVAPAASSGLGIEIDPLLGLLAGLLVGGLIGLFNGAMIVKAKINGFILTLAMYILLAGVQTGIVSGHTVGSLPKSFIALGSFYFADIPISVWVAAVIFVVAGLYLRYTRTGRSLYAIGGNREASRAAGIKVDRIRIGVFVVGGGLAALGGLMEAGRVVAVTANQGTNLIFTVFAAAVIGGVSLNGGRGNMLGAATGVVLLGLVQNLLALAQVQSYWIDAVDGAVILVALALSRLVGGERSSE